One genomic region from Mycobacterium basiliense encodes:
- a CDS encoding glutamine synthetase III family protein has protein sequence MSGNAVRLQAINNVEAYVPPAVSFVAGETPGEIFGSNVFTKAEMQARLPKSVYKSVLATIERGARLDPAIADAVAVAMKDWALEKGATHYAHVFYPMTGLTAEKHDSFLEPTSDGQTLAEFAGKTLIQGEPDASSFPSGGLRSTFEARGYTGWDVTSPAYVLENPNGNTLCIPTIFVSMTGDALDYKTPLLRSQQAMGVHAERILRLFGHKDPNKVVSFCGPEQEYFLVDRHFFLARPDLVNAGRTVFGAKPPKGQEFDDHYFGAVPERVLGFMMDTERELFKLGIPAKTRHNEVAPGQFEVAPMFERANIASDHQQLLMTVFKTLAKKHGMECLFHEKPFAGVNGSGKHVNFSVGNAELGSLLVPGDTPHENAQFLVFCAAVIRAVHKYAGLLRVSVASATNDHRLGANEAPPAIISIFLGEQLADVFEQIAKGAATSSKGKGTMIIGVDTLPPLPTDPGDRNRTSPFAFTGNRFEFRAPGSGQTVAVPMTILNTIMADSFDYMATILEKAVENGEDFDKAVQKLLTEIISEHGAVVFNGDGYSENWQIEAAERGLPNLKTSLDAIPELIKPESIDLFAKYGVFNERELHSRYEVRLEQYALTIAVEARLTLEMGTTVILPAAIRYQTELAQNVATLKAAGVEPSMAALEAISAPLADLSAALATLKAALSEHSADTALTEARHAQQALLPAMDAVRDAADTLESVVADDLWPLPTYQEMLYIL, from the coding sequence TTGAGCGGAAACGCTGTTCGTCTGCAGGCGATCAACAACGTCGAGGCATATGTCCCCCCAGCCGTCAGCTTCGTCGCGGGTGAAACCCCCGGTGAGATCTTCGGCTCCAACGTCTTCACCAAAGCCGAGATGCAGGCCCGCCTACCCAAATCGGTTTACAAGTCGGTGCTGGCGACGATCGAGAGGGGCGCCAGGCTGGACCCCGCGATCGCCGACGCCGTCGCCGTCGCGATGAAGGACTGGGCGCTGGAGAAGGGCGCCACCCACTACGCCCACGTCTTCTACCCGATGACCGGGCTGACCGCCGAGAAGCACGACAGCTTCTTAGAACCCACCTCCGATGGACAGACGCTGGCCGAATTCGCCGGTAAGACCCTTATTCAGGGCGAACCCGACGCCTCCAGCTTCCCCTCGGGTGGGTTACGCAGCACCTTCGAGGCGCGCGGCTACACCGGCTGGGACGTCACCAGCCCGGCCTATGTCCTGGAAAACCCGAACGGCAATACCCTCTGCATTCCAACAATCTTCGTCTCGATGACCGGGGATGCCCTGGACTACAAGACTCCGCTGCTGCGCAGCCAGCAGGCCATGGGCGTGCACGCCGAGCGGATTCTGCGGCTGTTCGGCCACAAGGACCCCAACAAGGTCGTCTCGTTCTGCGGCCCCGAGCAGGAATACTTCCTTGTCGATCGGCACTTCTTCCTGGCCCGGCCCGATCTGGTCAACGCGGGTCGCACCGTCTTCGGTGCCAAGCCGCCCAAGGGCCAGGAGTTCGACGATCACTACTTCGGCGCGGTTCCCGAGCGGGTCCTGGGCTTCATGATGGACACCGAGCGCGAGCTGTTCAAACTCGGCATCCCCGCCAAGACCCGGCACAACGAGGTGGCTCCCGGCCAGTTCGAGGTGGCACCGATGTTCGAGCGCGCCAACATCGCCTCGGACCACCAGCAGCTGCTGATGACGGTATTCAAGACTTTGGCCAAAAAGCACGGCATGGAATGCCTGTTCCACGAGAAGCCATTCGCCGGCGTCAATGGCTCGGGCAAACACGTCAACTTTTCGGTCGGTAACGCCGAGCTCGGCTCACTGCTCGTCCCCGGCGACACCCCGCACGAGAATGCCCAGTTCCTGGTGTTCTGCGCCGCGGTGATCCGTGCCGTGCACAAATACGCCGGGCTGCTGCGGGTCTCGGTGGCATCGGCCACCAATGATCATCGGTTGGGCGCCAACGAGGCCCCGCCCGCGATCATCTCGATCTTCCTCGGTGAGCAACTCGCCGACGTGTTCGAGCAGATCGCCAAAGGGGCGGCCACATCGTCGAAAGGCAAAGGCACCATGATCATTGGTGTCGACACCTTGCCGCCGCTACCCACCGATCCCGGTGACCGCAACCGCACCAGCCCGTTCGCGTTTACCGGCAACCGATTCGAATTCCGGGCGCCGGGCTCTGGGCAAACGGTCGCTGTCCCGATGACCATCCTGAACACCATCATGGCCGACTCTTTCGACTACATGGCCACGATCCTGGAGAAGGCCGTCGAGAACGGGGAGGATTTCGATAAGGCCGTGCAGAAGCTGCTCACCGAGATCATCAGCGAACACGGTGCGGTGGTGTTCAACGGCGACGGCTATTCGGAGAACTGGCAGATCGAGGCCGCCGAGCGCGGCTTGCCCAATCTCAAGACTTCGCTGGACGCCATTCCCGAATTGATCAAGCCGGAGTCGATCGACCTCTTCGCGAAATATGGCGTGTTCAACGAACGCGAGCTGCACAGCCGCTACGAGGTACGGCTGGAGCAGTACGCGCTGACCATCGCGGTTGAGGCGCGGCTGACGTTGGAGATGGGAACCACGGTCATCCTGCCCGCGGCGATCCGCTACCAGACCGAACTCGCCCAGAACGTCGCTACCCTGAAAGCCGCCGGCGTTGAACCGAGCATGGCGGCACTCGAAGCGATCTCGGCTCCGCTTGCCGACCTCTCCGCAGCGCTGGCGACACTGAAGGCGGCGCTGTCCGAGCACTCGGCGGACACCGCGCTCACCGAGGCCAGGCATGCGCAGCAAGCGCTGCTACCGGCGATGGACGCGGTGCGCGACGCCGCCGACACGCTGGAAAGCGTTGTCGCCGACGACTTGTGGCCGCTGCCCACCTACCAGGAGATGCTCTACATCCTCTGA
- a CDS encoding TetR/AcrR family transcriptional regulator gives MRDAAAHDNLRSDDNATAGSGTDNEQRRRRGRPRGNNSNTRERILAAARELFARNGVERTSVRAVAAAADVDSALVHHYFGTKQQLFAAAIELPIDPKQVLGHMRKTPVEELGFTLPSTLLPLWDSELGAGLIATLRSVFEGGDASLARSFLQEVVAAEVGSLVDNPPGTGAIRAQFVASQLLGVVMARYIVQIEPFASMPAEDIARAIAPNLQRYLTEELEFPQAS, from the coding sequence GTGCGAGATGCAGCGGCCCACGACAACCTCCGGAGCGACGACAACGCAACCGCTGGTAGCGGCACCGACAACGAGCAGCGCCGACGGCGCGGCCGCCCGCGTGGCAACAACTCCAACACTCGCGAGCGTATCCTCGCCGCTGCTCGCGAACTGTTTGCGCGCAACGGTGTCGAACGGACATCGGTACGGGCCGTGGCCGCGGCGGCGGACGTGGATTCGGCGCTTGTGCACCACTACTTTGGAACCAAGCAGCAGCTTTTCGCCGCCGCGATCGAACTTCCGATCGACCCGAAGCAGGTGCTGGGCCACATGCGGAAGACTCCGGTCGAAGAACTCGGCTTCACGCTGCCGTCCACGCTGCTGCCGTTGTGGGATTCCGAACTCGGCGCTGGGTTGATCGCCACCCTACGGTCCGTGTTCGAGGGCGGAGATGCGAGTTTGGCCCGCTCCTTCCTGCAGGAAGTGGTCGCCGCCGAAGTGGGTTCTTTGGTCGACAACCCGCCAGGCACCGGCGCGATCCGCGCCCAGTTTGTCGCGTCGCAATTGCTGGGCGTGGTCATGGCTCGCTACATCGTGCAGATCGAGCCGTTCGCGTCGATGCCCGCCGAGGACATCGCGCGAGCCATCGCGCCGAACCTGCAGCGCTACCTCACCGAGGAGCTGGAGTTCCCGCAGGCGTCGTGA
- a CDS encoding enoyl-CoA hydratase/isomerase family protein, which yields MTRDIATEVADDGVATLTLDRPERRNALSIKVREEISDQLDNWATDPAVRAVVLTGAGSTFCAGFDLGEFAQADLAPRIRDSSHRYHLAVWQFAKPLVAAVNGPAVGGGMDLSVLCDFRIASTNAVFGHPEIKFGAPPLFTPLQWIVGMGVARDLCLTGRRIDATEALRVGLVNNVSEPGRVLDDALAVARTILEAPQAALEFTKRYVVSSPSATFEQAFAVEHDAVFDEFLQGSSGPRSTP from the coding sequence ATGACCCGCGACATTGCCACAGAGGTAGCCGACGACGGCGTCGCGACACTAACGCTGGACCGACCGGAGCGGCGCAACGCGCTGTCGATCAAGGTTCGCGAGGAGATCAGCGACCAGCTCGACAACTGGGCGACCGATCCGGCAGTCCGCGCGGTCGTGCTCACCGGAGCGGGGTCGACGTTTTGCGCCGGATTCGACCTCGGCGAATTCGCGCAGGCCGATCTCGCGCCACGGATTCGGGACAGCTCGCATCGCTACCACCTCGCCGTCTGGCAGTTCGCCAAGCCGCTGGTGGCCGCCGTCAACGGCCCGGCGGTGGGCGGCGGTATGGATCTGTCTGTGCTGTGCGACTTTCGAATCGCCTCGACCAATGCGGTATTTGGACATCCCGAAATCAAATTCGGTGCGCCACCGCTGTTTACCCCGCTGCAGTGGATCGTCGGCATGGGGGTAGCACGTGACCTGTGTCTGACGGGACGGCGAATCGACGCGACCGAGGCCCTGCGGGTCGGCTTGGTGAACAACGTCAGCGAACCCGGGCGGGTGCTCGATGACGCTTTGGCGGTCGCGCGCACCATTCTCGAGGCTCCCCAGGCCGCGCTCGAGTTCACCAAGCGCTACGTGGTGAGCAGCCCTAGCGCCACCTTCGAGCAAGCCTTTGCCGTGGAGCACGACGCGGTGTTC